Proteins encoded in a region of the Neoarius graeffei isolate fNeoGra1 chromosome 3, fNeoGra1.pri, whole genome shotgun sequence genome:
- the nmu gene encoding neuromedin-U, translating into MKTNQWRKGAWESAHNGASLALALLLISAIPPCTGAPVFPENDKLLKQIDTACSSLLPEEQPLRTLDTLWDLCDLTQGVLQKSQELAARETTKRFLFHYTKPNSGLPDGTATVFHPLLQLIPQLHSRRRRRVASHENPRMIQSRGYFLYRPRNGRRSTEYV; encoded by the exons ATGAAGACGAACCAGTGGCGCAAAGGAGCCTGGGAAAGCGCACACAACGGCGCAAGCCTTGCACTCGCCCTTCTGCTCATCTCAGCCATACCACCCTGCACAg gtGCTCCAGTGTTCCCAGAGAATGACAAGCTGCTAAAGCAG ATAGATACCGCATGCTCCTCCCTCCTCCCTGAAGAACAACCTCTCAGG ACATTGGACACGTTGTGGGATCTGTGTGACCTGACGCAGGGTGTGTTGCAGAAATCTCAG GAACTGGCAGCTCGAGAAACCACAAAAAGG tttttatttcattacaCTAAGCCGAATTCTGGATTGCCTGATGGGACG GCCACTGTGTTTCACCCTCTCCTGCAGCTCATACCGCAGCTCCATAGCAGAAGACGCAGAAGAGTAGCATCACAT GAGAACCCACGCATGATCCAGAGCAGAGGATACTTCTTATATCGG CCACGTAATGGGAGACGATCAACAGAATATGTGTaa